Proteins encoded by one window of Drosophila melanogaster chromosome X:
- the Ptp10D gene encoding protein tyrosine phosphatase 10D, isoform H produces the protein MLYQLSKATTRIRLKRQKAVPQHRWLWSLAFLAAFTLKDVRCADLAISIPNNPGLDDGASYRLDYSPPFGYPEPNTTIASREIGDEIQFSRALPGTKYNFWLYYTNFTHHDWLTWTVTITTAPDPPSNLSVQVRSGKNAIILWSPPTQGSYTAFKIKVLGLSEASSSYNRTFQVNDNTFQHSVKELTPGATYQVQAYTIYDGKESVAYTSRNFTTSRRTRHKELLDIKILREPNTPGKFIVWFRNETTLLVLWQPPYPAGIYTHYKVSIEPPDANDSVLYVEKEGEPPGPAQAAFKGLVPGRAYNISVQTMSEDEISLPTTAQYRTVPLRPLNVTFDRDFITSNSFRVLWEAPKGISEFDKYQVSVATTRRQSTVPRSNEPVAFFDFRDIAEPGKTFNVIVKTVSGKVTSWPATGDVTLRPLPVRNLRSINDDKTNTMIITWEADPASTQDEYRIVYHELETFNGDTSTLTTDRTRFTLESLLPGRNYSLSVQAVSKKMESNETSIFVVTRPSSPIIEDLKSIRMGLNISWKSDVNSKQEQYEVLYSRNGTSDLRTQKTKESRLVIKNLQPGAGYELKVFAVSHDLRSEPHAYFQAVYPNPPRNMTIETVRSNSVLVHWSPPESGEFTEYSIRYRTDSEQQWVRLPSVRSTEADITDMTKGEKYTIQVNTVSFGVESPVPQEVNTTVPPNPVSNIIQLVDSRNITLEWPKPEGRVESYILKWWPSDNPGRVQTKNVSENKSADDLSTVRVLIGELMPGVQYKFDIQTTSYGILSGITSLYPRTMPLIQSDVVVANGEKEDERDTITLSYTPTPQSSSKFDIYRFSLGDAEIRDKEKLANDTDRKVTFTGLVPGRLYNITVWTVSGGVASLPIQRQDRLYPEPITQLHATNITDTEISLRWDLPKGEYNDFDIAYLTADNLLAQNMTTRNEITISDLRPHRNYTFTVVVRSGTESSVLRSSSPLSASFTTNEAVPGRVERFHPTDVQPSEINFEWSLPSSEANGVIRQFSIAYTNINNLTDAGMQDFESEEAFGVIKNLKPGETYVFKIQAKTAIGFGPEREYRQTMPILAPPRPATQVVPTEVYRSSSTIQIRFRKNYFSDQNGQVRMYTIIVAEDDAKNASGLEMPSWLDVQSYSVWLPYQAIDPYYPFENRSVEDFTIGTENCDNHKIGYCNGPLKSGTTYRVKVRAFTGADKFTDTAYSFPIQTEMLSSPDQDNTSLIVAITVPLTIILVLLVTLLFYKRRRNNCRKTTKDSRANDNMSLPDSVIEQNRPILIKNFAEHYRLMSADSDFRFSEEFEELKHVGRDQPCTFADLPCNRPKNRFTNILPYDHSRFKLQPVDDDEGSDYINANYVPGHNSPREFIVTQGPLHSTRDDFWRMCWESNSRAIVMLTRCFEKGREKCDQYWPNDTVPVFYGDIKVQILNDSHYADWVMTEFMLCRGSEQRILRHFHFTTWPDFGVPNPPQTLVRFVRAFRDRIGAEQRPIVVHCSAGVGRSGTFITLDRILQQINTSDYVDIFGIVYAMRKERVWMVQTEQQYICIHQCLLAVLEGKENIVGPAREMHDNEGYEGQQVQLDENGDVVATIEGHLSHHDLQQAEAEAIDDENAAILHDDQQPLTSSFTGHHTHMPPTTSMSSFGGGGGGHTNVDAPDR, from the exons GACGTTCGATGTGCAGATCTAGCCATAAGTATACCCAATAATCCCGGCCTGGACGATGGGGCCTCCTATCGACTGGACTATAGTCCGCCCTTCGGTTATCCGGAGCCCAACACGACGATTGCCTCGCGGGAAATCGGCGATGAGATTCAATTCTCACGCGCCCTACCGGGCACCAAATACAACTTTTGGCTGTACTACACGAACTTTACGCACCACGATTGGCTCACCTGGACGGTGACGATAACAACGG CTCCCGATCCGCCGTCGAATCTGTCCGTTCAGGTGAGAAGCGGCAAGAATGCCATCATCCTATGGTCACCGCCCACCCAGGGCAGCTATACGGCGTTTAAGATCAAGGTGCTCGGACTGTCGGAGGCGTCGAGCAGCTACAACCGCACCTTTCAGGTGAACGACAATACATTCCAGCACAGCGTCAAGGAGCTGACACCCGGAGCCACCTACCAGGTGCAGGCATATACCATCTACGATGGCAAGGAGTCGGTGGCCTACACTAGTCGCAACTTCACCACAA GTCGAAGGACGCGGCATAAAGAATTGCTGGACATTAAGATCCTAAGAG AGCCCAACACTCCGGGGAAATTCATCGTCTGGTTCCGTAATGAGACGACACTGCTGGTCCTGTGGCAGCCGCCATATCCGGCGGGCATCTACACGCACTACAAGGTATCCATCGAGCCGCCGGATGCCAACGATAGTGTGCTCTATGTGGAAAAGGAGGGCGAACCGCCCGGACCGGCGCAGGCTGCCTTCAAGGGTCTGGTGCCCGGAAGGGCGTACAACATATCCGTTCAGACGATGTCCGAGGATGAGATCTCATTGCCGACGACGGCGCAATATCGAACGGTGCCGTTGCGTCCGCTGAACGTGACCTTTGACCGTGACTTTATTACCTCCAATTCGTTCCGTGTCCTGTGGGAGGCGCCCAAGGGGATATCCGAATTTGACAAATACCAGGTATCGGTGGCCACAACACGACGCCAATCCACAGTGCCGCGCAGCAATGAACCGGTGGCATTCTTTGATTTTCGCGACATCGCCGAACCGGGCAAGACGTTCAATGTGATCGTGAAGACCGTATCCGGCAAGGTTACCTCGTGGCCAGCCACCGGGGATGTGACACTGCGACCACTGCCCGTTCGCAATTTGCGGAGCATCAACGATGACAAGACGAATACTATGATCATAACGTGGGAAGCGGATCCGGCCAGCACGCAGGATGAGTATCGCATTGT ATACCACGAACTGGAGACATTTAATGGTGACACCAGTACCCTGACCACGGATCGGACTCGATTCACACTGGAGAGCCTGCTACCCGGTCGCAACTACTCATTGTCCGTCCAGGCGGTATCCAAGAAGATGGAATCGAATGAGACTAGCATCTTTGTGGTCACCCGACCCTCGTCGCCCATCATCGAGGACTTGAAGAGCATACGGATGGGTCTGAACATCAGTTGGAAGAGCGATGTCAACTCCAAGCAGGAGCAGTACGAGGTGTTGTACTCGCGCAACGGAACCAGCGATTTGCGAACCCAAAAGACCAAAGAGTCGCGTCTGGTGATCAAGAATCTGCAGCCAGGTGCTGGCTATGAACTCAAGGTGTTTGCAGTTAGTCACGATTTGCGCAGCGAACCACATGCCTATTTCCAAGCAGTTT ATCCCAATCCACCACGCAACATGACCATCGAAACGGTGAGGAGTAACTCGGTGCTGGTACACTGGTCACCGCCGGAAAGCGGTGAATTTACCGAGTACTCGATACGCTATCGCACGGACAGCGAACAGCAGTGGGTGCGATTGCCCAGCGTTCGGTCCACGGAGGCGGATATCACCGATATGACCAAGGGCGAAAAGTACACCATCCAGGTGAACACGGTCAGCTTTGGCGTAGAGAGTCCAGTGCCCCAGGAGGTGAACACGACGGTGCCGCCGAATCCGGTGTCCAATATCATTCAACTGGTGGACTCACGGAACATTACGTTGGAGTGGCCCAAGCCAGAGGGTCGCGTGGAATCGTACATTCTTAAGTGGTGGCCCAGCGATAATCCCGGTCGTGTCCAGACCAAGAATGTCTCCGAGAACAAGTCGG CCGACGATTTGTCAACAGTGCGTGTCCTCATCGGCGAACTGATGCCCGGCGTGCAGTACAAGTTTGACATCCAGACGACGTCGTATGGAATCCTGTCGGGCATCACCAGTCTGTATCCGCGCACCATGCCGCTCATCCAGTCGGACGTGGTGGTGGCCAATGGCGAGAAGGAGGACGAGAGGGACACCATCACTCTGAGCTACACACCCACACCGCAGTCGTCGTCCAAGTTCGATATCTATCGATTCTCTCTCGGCGATGCCGAGATCCGGGACAAGGAGAAGCTGGCCAACGATACGGATCGCAAGGTGACGTTTACGGGTCTGGTGCCTGGTCGATTGTACAACATCACAGTTTGGACTGTGAGCGGTGGTGTGGCCAGTTTGCCCATACAACGACAGGATCGCCTGTATCCGGAACCCATCACACAGCTGCATGCCACCAACATCACGGATACGGAGATCTCATTGCGCTGGGATTTGCCCAAGGGCGAGTACAATGACTTCGATATTGCCTATCTCACGGCGGACAATCTATTGGCCCAGAATATGACCACCAGGAATGAGATCACCATCAGTGACCTGCGACCCCACAGGAACTACACCTTCACCGTGGTGGTACGTTCCGGCACTGAATCGTCCGTGCTGAGGAGCAGTTCACCATTATCCGCTAGCTTTACGACCAATGAAGCGGTGCCCGGGCGAGTTGAACGCTTCCATCCCACGGATGTTCAGCCCAGCGAGATCAATTTCGAGTGGTCGCTGCCATCGAGTGAGGCAAATGGCGTTATTCGCCAGTTCTCGATAGCCTATACGAATATCAATAATCTCACGGACGCAGGCATGCAGGACTTTGAGTCGGAGGAGGCATTCGGTGTGATCAAGAATCTAAAGCCCGGCGAGACCTATGTGTTCAAGATTCAGGCCAAGACTGCCATCGGTTTCGGTCCGGAGCGGGAGTACCGTCAAACGATGCCGATATTAGCGCCACCACGTCCTGCCACCCAAGTGGTGCCCACCGAGGTCTATCGCAGCTCATCGACCATCCAGATTCGGTTTAGGAAGAACTACTTCTCGGATCAAAACGGCCAGGTGCGCATGTACACGATCATCGTGGCCGAGGATGATGCCAAGAATGCATCCGGCCTGGAGATGCCCAGCTGGCTGGATGTGCAGTCGTACAGCGTTTGGTTGCCCTATCAGGCCATAGATCCGTACTATCCATTCGAGAATCGATCCGTAGAGGACTTCACCATCGGTACGGAGAACTGTGACAACCACAAGATCGGCTACTGCAACGGACCACTGAAATCGGGAACCACCTATCGGGTTAAGGTGCGGGCGTTCACCGGAGCGGATAAGTTCACGGATACCGCCTACAGTTTTCCCATTCAGACAG AAATGCTAAGTTCGCCGG ATCAAGACAACACCTCACTGATTGTGGCCATTACGGTGCCGTTAACTATCATCTTGGTGCTCCTGGTGACACTTTTGTTCTACAAACGACGTCGCAACAATTGCCGTAAGACGACCAAGGATTCGAGGGCCAACGACAATATGTCCCTGCCGGATAGCGTAATCGAGCAGAATCGCCCCATTCTGATCAAGAACTTTGCCGAGCACTATCGCCTAATGTCCGCCGATTCGGACTTCCGTTTCAGCGAGGAATTCGAGGAACTGAAGCACGTTGGCCGGGATCAGCCGTGCACTTTTGCCGATCTACCCTGCAATCGTCCGAAAAACAGGTTCACCAATATACTGCCCTACGATCACTCACGTTTCAAGCTTCAGCCGGTGGACGATGATGAGGGTAGTGATTATATCAATGCCAATTACGTGCCGGGTCACAATTCACCGCGCGAGTTCATCGTGACCCAGGGACCATTGCATTCGACACGCGATGACTTCTGGCGAATGTGCTGGGAGAGCAACTCGCGGGCCATAGTCATGCTGACCAGGTGCTTTGAGAAGGGGCGCGAGAAGTGCGACCAGTATTGGCCAAATGATACGGTGCCCGTCTTCTACGGTGACATCAAGGTGCAGATACTCAACGACAGTCACTATGCCGACTGGGTGATGACCGAGTTCATGCTATGCAGA GGCAGCGAACAGCGCATCCTGCGACACTTCCACTTCACCACCTGGCCGGACTTCGGTGTTCCCAATCCGCCACAGACACTGGTGCGCTTTGTGCGCGCATTCCGCGATCGAATTGGTGCGGAACAGCGACCCATTGTGGTCCATTGTAGCGCCGGTGTGGGAAGGTCGGGCACCTTCATCACCCTGGATCGCATCCTGCAACAGATCAACACGTCTGACTATGTGGACATATTTGGCATAGTATATGCCATGCGCAAGG AGCGCGTTTGGATGGTGCAGACGGAGCAGCAGTATATCTGCATCCACCAGTGCCTGCTGGCGGTGCTCGAGGGGAAGGAGAACATCGTGGGTCCCGCTCGCGAGATGCACGACAACGAGGGCTATGAAG GCCAACAAGTGCAGCTGGACGAGAACGGTGATGTGGTGGCCACCATTGAGGGTCACCTGTCGCATCATGATCTGCAGCAGGCCGAGGCGGAGGCCATTGACGATGAGAATGCGGCGATACTCCATGATGACCAGCAGCCGCTGACCAGTAGCTTTACTGGACACCACACTCACATGCCGCCCACCACATCGATGAGCTCATTTGGCGGCGGAGGTGGAGGCCATACAAATGTGGATGCACCGGATAGATGA
- the Ptp10D gene encoding protein tyrosine phosphatase 10D, isoform B, with the protein MLYQLSKATTRIRLKRQKAVPQHRWLWSLAFLAAFTLKDVRCADLAISIPNNPGLDDGASYRLDYSPPFGYPEPNTTIASREIGDEIQFSRALPGTKYNFWLYYTNFTHHDWLTWTVTITTAPDPPSNLSVQVRSGKNAIILWSPPTQGSYTAFKIKVLGLSEASSSYNRTFQVNDNTFQHSVKELTPGATYQVQAYTIYDGKESVAYTSRNFTTKPNTPGKFIVWFRNETTLLVLWQPPYPAGIYTHYKVSIEPPDANDSVLYVEKEGEPPGPAQAAFKGLVPGRAYNISVQTMSEDEISLPTTAQYRTVPLRPLNVTFDRDFITSNSFRVLWEAPKGISEFDKYQVSVATTRRQSTVPRSNEPVAFFDFRDIAEPGKTFNVIVKTVSGKVTSWPATGDVTLRPLPVRNLRSINDDKTNTMIITWEADPASTQDEYRIVYHELETFNGDTSTLTTDRTRFTLESLLPGRNYSLSVQAVSKKMESNETSIFVVTRPSSPIIEDLKSIRMGLNISWKSDVNSKQEQYEVLYSRNGTSDLRTQKTKESRLVIKNLQPGAGYELKVFAVSHDLRSEPHAYFQAVYPNPPRNMTIETVRSNSVLVHWSPPESGEFTEYSIRYRTDSEQQWVRLPSVRSTEADITDMTKGEKYTIQVNTVSFGVESPVPQEVNTTVPPNPVSNIIQLVDSRNITLEWPKPEGRVESYILKWWPSDNPGRVQTKNVSENKSADDLSTVRVLIGELMPGVQYKFDIQTTSYGILSGITSLYPRTMPLIQSDVVVANGEKEDERDTITLSYTPTPQSSSKFDIYRFSLGDAEIRDKEKLANDTDRKVTFTGLVPGRLYNITVWTVSGGVASLPIQRQDRLYPEPITQLHATNITDTEISLRWDLPKGEYNDFDIAYLTADNLLAQNMTTRNEITISDLRPHRNYTFTVVVRSGTESSVLRSSSPLSASFTTNEAVPGRVERFHPTDVQPSEINFEWSLPSSEANGVIRQFSIAYTNINNLTDAGMQDFESEEAFGVIKNLKPGETYVFKIQAKTAIGFGPEREYRQTMPILAPPRPATQVVPTEVYRSSSTIQIRFRKNYFSDQNGQVRMYTIIVAEDDAKNASGLEMPSWLDVQSYSVWLPYQAIDPYYPFENRSVEDFTIGTENCDNHKIGYCNGPLKSGTTYRVKVRAFTGADKFTDTAYSFPIQTDQDNTSLIVAITVPLTIILVLLVTLLFYKRRRNNCRKTTKDSRANDNMSLPDSVIEQNRPILIKNFAEHYRLMSADSDFRFSEEFEELKHVGRDQPCTFADLPCNRPKNRFTNILPYDHSRFKLQPVDDDEGSDYINANYVPGHNSPREFIVTQGPLHSTRDDFWRMCWESNSRAIVMLTRCFEKGREKCDQYWPNDTVPVFYGDIKVQILNDSHYADWVMTEFMLCRGSEQRILRHFHFTTWPDFGVPNPPQTLVRFVRAFRDRIGAEQRPIVVHCSAGVGRSGTFITLDRILQQINTSDYVDIFGIVYAMRKERVWMVQTEQQYICIHQCLLAVLEGKENIVGPAREMHDNEGYEGQQVQLDENGDVVATIEGHLSHHDLQQAEAEAIDDENAAILHDDQQPLTSSFTGHHTHMPPTTSMSSFGGGGGGHTNVDAPDR; encoded by the exons GACGTTCGATGTGCAGATCTAGCCATAAGTATACCCAATAATCCCGGCCTGGACGATGGGGCCTCCTATCGACTGGACTATAGTCCGCCCTTCGGTTATCCGGAGCCCAACACGACGATTGCCTCGCGGGAAATCGGCGATGAGATTCAATTCTCACGCGCCCTACCGGGCACCAAATACAACTTTTGGCTGTACTACACGAACTTTACGCACCACGATTGGCTCACCTGGACGGTGACGATAACAACGG CTCCCGATCCGCCGTCGAATCTGTCCGTTCAGGTGAGAAGCGGCAAGAATGCCATCATCCTATGGTCACCGCCCACCCAGGGCAGCTATACGGCGTTTAAGATCAAGGTGCTCGGACTGTCGGAGGCGTCGAGCAGCTACAACCGCACCTTTCAGGTGAACGACAATACATTCCAGCACAGCGTCAAGGAGCTGACACCCGGAGCCACCTACCAGGTGCAGGCATATACCATCTACGATGGCAAGGAGTCGGTGGCCTACACTAGTCGCAACTTCACCACAA AGCCCAACACTCCGGGGAAATTCATCGTCTGGTTCCGTAATGAGACGACACTGCTGGTCCTGTGGCAGCCGCCATATCCGGCGGGCATCTACACGCACTACAAGGTATCCATCGAGCCGCCGGATGCCAACGATAGTGTGCTCTATGTGGAAAAGGAGGGCGAACCGCCCGGACCGGCGCAGGCTGCCTTCAAGGGTCTGGTGCCCGGAAGGGCGTACAACATATCCGTTCAGACGATGTCCGAGGATGAGATCTCATTGCCGACGACGGCGCAATATCGAACGGTGCCGTTGCGTCCGCTGAACGTGACCTTTGACCGTGACTTTATTACCTCCAATTCGTTCCGTGTCCTGTGGGAGGCGCCCAAGGGGATATCCGAATTTGACAAATACCAGGTATCGGTGGCCACAACACGACGCCAATCCACAGTGCCGCGCAGCAATGAACCGGTGGCATTCTTTGATTTTCGCGACATCGCCGAACCGGGCAAGACGTTCAATGTGATCGTGAAGACCGTATCCGGCAAGGTTACCTCGTGGCCAGCCACCGGGGATGTGACACTGCGACCACTGCCCGTTCGCAATTTGCGGAGCATCAACGATGACAAGACGAATACTATGATCATAACGTGGGAAGCGGATCCGGCCAGCACGCAGGATGAGTATCGCATTGT ATACCACGAACTGGAGACATTTAATGGTGACACCAGTACCCTGACCACGGATCGGACTCGATTCACACTGGAGAGCCTGCTACCCGGTCGCAACTACTCATTGTCCGTCCAGGCGGTATCCAAGAAGATGGAATCGAATGAGACTAGCATCTTTGTGGTCACCCGACCCTCGTCGCCCATCATCGAGGACTTGAAGAGCATACGGATGGGTCTGAACATCAGTTGGAAGAGCGATGTCAACTCCAAGCAGGAGCAGTACGAGGTGTTGTACTCGCGCAACGGAACCAGCGATTTGCGAACCCAAAAGACCAAAGAGTCGCGTCTGGTGATCAAGAATCTGCAGCCAGGTGCTGGCTATGAACTCAAGGTGTTTGCAGTTAGTCACGATTTGCGCAGCGAACCACATGCCTATTTCCAAGCAGTTT ATCCCAATCCACCACGCAACATGACCATCGAAACGGTGAGGAGTAACTCGGTGCTGGTACACTGGTCACCGCCGGAAAGCGGTGAATTTACCGAGTACTCGATACGCTATCGCACGGACAGCGAACAGCAGTGGGTGCGATTGCCCAGCGTTCGGTCCACGGAGGCGGATATCACCGATATGACCAAGGGCGAAAAGTACACCATCCAGGTGAACACGGTCAGCTTTGGCGTAGAGAGTCCAGTGCCCCAGGAGGTGAACACGACGGTGCCGCCGAATCCGGTGTCCAATATCATTCAACTGGTGGACTCACGGAACATTACGTTGGAGTGGCCCAAGCCAGAGGGTCGCGTGGAATCGTACATTCTTAAGTGGTGGCCCAGCGATAATCCCGGTCGTGTCCAGACCAAGAATGTCTCCGAGAACAAGTCGG CCGACGATTTGTCAACAGTGCGTGTCCTCATCGGCGAACTGATGCCCGGCGTGCAGTACAAGTTTGACATCCAGACGACGTCGTATGGAATCCTGTCGGGCATCACCAGTCTGTATCCGCGCACCATGCCGCTCATCCAGTCGGACGTGGTGGTGGCCAATGGCGAGAAGGAGGACGAGAGGGACACCATCACTCTGAGCTACACACCCACACCGCAGTCGTCGTCCAAGTTCGATATCTATCGATTCTCTCTCGGCGATGCCGAGATCCGGGACAAGGAGAAGCTGGCCAACGATACGGATCGCAAGGTGACGTTTACGGGTCTGGTGCCTGGTCGATTGTACAACATCACAGTTTGGACTGTGAGCGGTGGTGTGGCCAGTTTGCCCATACAACGACAGGATCGCCTGTATCCGGAACCCATCACACAGCTGCATGCCACCAACATCACGGATACGGAGATCTCATTGCGCTGGGATTTGCCCAAGGGCGAGTACAATGACTTCGATATTGCCTATCTCACGGCGGACAATCTATTGGCCCAGAATATGACCACCAGGAATGAGATCACCATCAGTGACCTGCGACCCCACAGGAACTACACCTTCACCGTGGTGGTACGTTCCGGCACTGAATCGTCCGTGCTGAGGAGCAGTTCACCATTATCCGCTAGCTTTACGACCAATGAAGCGGTGCCCGGGCGAGTTGAACGCTTCCATCCCACGGATGTTCAGCCCAGCGAGATCAATTTCGAGTGGTCGCTGCCATCGAGTGAGGCAAATGGCGTTATTCGCCAGTTCTCGATAGCCTATACGAATATCAATAATCTCACGGACGCAGGCATGCAGGACTTTGAGTCGGAGGAGGCATTCGGTGTGATCAAGAATCTAAAGCCCGGCGAGACCTATGTGTTCAAGATTCAGGCCAAGACTGCCATCGGTTTCGGTCCGGAGCGGGAGTACCGTCAAACGATGCCGATATTAGCGCCACCACGTCCTGCCACCCAAGTGGTGCCCACCGAGGTCTATCGCAGCTCATCGACCATCCAGATTCGGTTTAGGAAGAACTACTTCTCGGATCAAAACGGCCAGGTGCGCATGTACACGATCATCGTGGCCGAGGATGATGCCAAGAATGCATCCGGCCTGGAGATGCCCAGCTGGCTGGATGTGCAGTCGTACAGCGTTTGGTTGCCCTATCAGGCCATAGATCCGTACTATCCATTCGAGAATCGATCCGTAGAGGACTTCACCATCGGTACGGAGAACTGTGACAACCACAAGATCGGCTACTGCAACGGACCACTGAAATCGGGAACCACCTATCGGGTTAAGGTGCGGGCGTTCACCGGAGCGGATAAGTTCACGGATACCGCCTACAGTTTTCCCATTCAGACAG ATCAAGACAACACCTCACTGATTGTGGCCATTACGGTGCCGTTAACTATCATCTTGGTGCTCCTGGTGACACTTTTGTTCTACAAACGACGTCGCAACAATTGCCGTAAGACGACCAAGGATTCGAGGGCCAACGACAATATGTCCCTGCCGGATAGCGTAATCGAGCAGAATCGCCCCATTCTGATCAAGAACTTTGCCGAGCACTATCGCCTAATGTCCGCCGATTCGGACTTCCGTTTCAGCGAGGAATTCGAGGAACTGAAGCACGTTGGCCGGGATCAGCCGTGCACTTTTGCCGATCTACCCTGCAATCGTCCGAAAAACAGGTTCACCAATATACTGCCCTACGATCACTCACGTTTCAAGCTTCAGCCGGTGGACGATGATGAGGGTAGTGATTATATCAATGCCAATTACGTGCCGGGTCACAATTCACCGCGCGAGTTCATCGTGACCCAGGGACCATTGCATTCGACACGCGATGACTTCTGGCGAATGTGCTGGGAGAGCAACTCGCGGGCCATAGTCATGCTGACCAGGTGCTTTGAGAAGGGGCGCGAGAAGTGCGACCAGTATTGGCCAAATGATACGGTGCCCGTCTTCTACGGTGACATCAAGGTGCAGATACTCAACGACAGTCACTATGCCGACTGGGTGATGACCGAGTTCATGCTATGCAGA GGCAGCGAACAGCGCATCCTGCGACACTTCCACTTCACCACCTGGCCGGACTTCGGTGTTCCCAATCCGCCACAGACACTGGTGCGCTTTGTGCGCGCATTCCGCGATCGAATTGGTGCGGAACAGCGACCCATTGTGGTCCATTGTAGCGCCGGTGTGGGAAGGTCGGGCACCTTCATCACCCTGGATCGCATCCTGCAACAGATCAACACGTCTGACTATGTGGACATATTTGGCATAGTATATGCCATGCGCAAGG AGCGCGTTTGGATGGTGCAGACGGAGCAGCAGTATATCTGCATCCACCAGTGCCTGCTGGCGGTGCTCGAGGGGAAGGAGAACATCGTGGGTCCCGCTCGCGAGATGCACGACAACGAGGGCTATGAAG GCCAACAAGTGCAGCTGGACGAGAACGGTGATGTGGTGGCCACCATTGAGGGTCACCTGTCGCATCATGATCTGCAGCAGGCCGAGGCGGAGGCCATTGACGATGAGAATGCGGCGATACTCCATGATGACCAGCAGCCGCTGACCAGTAGCTTTACTGGACACCACACTCACATGCCGCCCACCACATCGATGAGCTCATTTGGCGGCGGAGGTGGAGGCCATACAAATGTGGATGCACCGGATAGATGA